A section of the Carya illinoinensis cultivar Pawnee chromosome 12, C.illinoinensisPawnee_v1, whole genome shotgun sequence genome encodes:
- the LOC122290205 gene encoding vacuolar cation/proton exchanger 5-like translates to MDYKLQTVDMKSQLEMGSLDSESIHEFNEKSPSSPEIDSQKFHRLHTAKSESCSGASQAGNSLTSRTLVYKSIKTVVFSSKLNLLIPFGPLAILVEKLTGHHGWVFFLSLLGITPLAERLGYATEQLAFYTGPTVGGLLNATFGNATELIISIYALRSGLIRVVQLSLLGSILSNMLLVLGCAFFCGGLVFHKKEQLFNKATAVVSSGLLLMAVMCLILPAVLHYTHTEVHFGKSELALSRFSSCIMLVAYAAYLFFQLKSRENPWEENQHEEGSDNDDGPEMSKWESVIWLFIMTTWISILSEHAVHAIKGASIAWNISISFISVIFFPIVGNAAEHASAIMFAVKDKLDISLGVAIGSSTQISMFGIPFCVMAGWIMGQPMDLNFQLFETATLFITVLVVAFMLQDGTSNYFKGLMLILCYLIVAASFFVHVDPSPVDADKELKT, encoded by the exons ATGGATTATAAGTTACAGACTGTCGACATGAAATCTCAACTTGaa ATGGGATCTCTTGATAGTGAATCAATTCATGAGTTCAACGAGAAGAGTCCTTCTAGCCCAGAAATAGATTCTCAGAAGTTCCATCGTTTGCATACGGCTAAGAGTGAATCGTGCTCTGGGGCTTCGCAAGCGGGTAACAGTTTAACGTCAAGGACTCTTGTGTATAAAAGCATAAAGACTGTTGTTTTCTCTAGTAAACTCAACTTGCTCATACCTTTTGGGCCATTAGCAATTCTTGTTGAGAAACTGACTGGCCATCAT GGTTGGGTCTTCTTTCTGAGCTTATTGGGTATAACACCTTTGGCTGAGCGTTTGGGTTATGCTACAGA GCAGCTAGCCTTCTACACTGGACCTAcag TTGGCGGCCTTCTGAATGCTACTTTTGGGAATGCAACGGAACTTATTATATCAATCTATGCACTTAGAAGTGGACTAATACGCGTTGTTCAACTGTCATTATTGGGCTCAATTCTGTCAAACATGTTGCTGGTGCTTGGATGTGCTTTCTTTTGTGGTGGGCTTGTTTTTCATAAGAAGGAGCAGCTTTTTAATAAG GCAACTGCTGTTGTAAGCTCTGGATTGCTATTGATGGCTGTCATGTGCCTGATTCTTCCAGCTGTTCTTCATTATACGCACACTGAGGTTCATTTTGGAAAGTCAGAGTTGGCTCTTTCAAGATTTAGCAGTTGCATCATGCTTGTTGCATATGCTGCATACCTCTTTTTCCAGCTAAAGAGTCGAGAGAATCCATGG GAAGAGAATCAGCATGAAGAGGGCTCAGACAATGATGATGGTCCAGAGATGTCTAAGTGGGAATCAGTAATTTGGCTTTTTATTATGACTACTTGGATCTCTATCCTCTCTGAACATGCAGTTCATGCAATAAAG GGAGCATCTATTGCATGGaatatttcaatttcatttattagtgttatttttttccctatcGTGGGGAATGCCGCAGAGCATGCAAGCGCTATTATGTTTGCCGTGAAAGACAAGCTC GACATTTCCTTAGGAGTGGCAATAGGATCATCAACACAAATATCCATGTTTGGG ATTCCTTTTTGTGTAATGGCTGGTTGGATTATGGGGCAACCAATGGACTTAAACTTTCAACTTTTCGAGACAGCAACACTTTTTATAACCGTCTTAGTAGTTGCCTTCATGCTGCAG GATGGAACTTCCAATTACTTTAAAGGACTAATGCTTATTCTCTGCTATCTAATAGTTGCTGCAAGTTTTTTTGTACATGTAGATCCTTCTCCAGTGG ATGCTGATAAGGAATTAAAAACTTAG
- the LOC122289025 gene encoding transcription factor MYB80 codes for MGRIPCCEKDNVKRGQWTPEEDNKLSSYIAQHGTRNWRLIPKNAGLQRCGKSCRLRWTNYLRPDLKHGQFTDAEEQTIVKLHSVVGNRWSLIAAQLAGRTDNDVKNHWNTKLKKKLSGMGIDPVTHKPFSHLMAEIATTLAPPQVAHLAEAALGCFKDEMLHLLTKNRIDFQIQPHPPSTSTTTAAPHASAYNININGKHDEKEDTIEKIKLGISRAIQERPHDNMLPSNKPWDSSTANFAGACSTTAFPASISGGYHHQYGPPSSFANDGNRSPWSQISICTGSTCNAGDQHVRLHEKLEGGIINGGEDSEGGKEIRNGTSSMFASDCVLWDLPSDHDLMKYPIV; via the exons ATGGGTAGGATTCCATGTTGTGAGAAGGACAATGTCAAAAGGGGACAGTGGACACCGGAAGAAGACAACAAGCTCTCTTCCTACATTGCCCAACACGGCACTCGTAACTGGCGTCTCATCCCCAAGAATGCTG GTCTTCAAAGATGCGGGAAGAGCTGCAGACTAAGGTGGACTAATTATCTTCGTCCTGATCTAAAGCATGGCCAATTCACCGATGCAGAAGAGCAAACCATAGTGAAGCTTCATTCCGTTGTTGGCAACCG ATGGTCCCTAATCGCAGCTCAGCTGGCTGGCCGCACAGACAACGATGTAAAAAATCACTGGAACACCAAGCTCAAAAAGAAACTTTCGGGCATGGGTATTGATCCCGTCACCCACAAGCCCTTTTCCCACCTCATGGCTGAAATTGCCACCACACTGGCACCCCCTCAGGTGGCTCACCTTGCAGAAGCAGCCCTTGGCTGCTTTAAAGACGAAATGCTCCACCTCCTTACCAAGAACCGCATTGACTTCCAGATCCAACCTCATCCCCCcagtactagtactactactGCAGCGCCACATGCATCtgcttataatattaatatcaaCGGTAAGCATGATGAAAAAGAAGACACCATCGAGAAGATCAAGCTCGGTATATCAAGGGCTATACAAGAACGTCCTCATGACAATATGCTACCATCAAACAAGCCATGGGACTCTTCAACTGCAAATTTTGCAGGGGCCTGCAGTACTACTGCTTTCCCTGCTTCTATCTCTGGAGGATATCATCATCAGTATGGCCCACCATCATCTTTTGCAAATGATGGGAACCGATCGCCATGGAGCCAGATCAGTATCTGTACAGGAAGCACGTGCAATGCAGGGGACCAGCATGTTCGGTTGCATGAAAAACTAGAGGGAGGAATTATTAATGGAGGAGAGGATTCTGAGGGGGGAAAAGAAATCAGAAATGGAACCAGCAGTATGTTCGCTTCAGATTGTGTCTTGTGGGATTTACCATCCGATCATGACCTAATGAAATATCCAATCGTTTAA